The Acidobacteriota bacterium genomic sequence TGGCTCGCTGGCCGCCATGCTTGTCGTGGCGTCGCTTACTGGGAGTGGCACCACCCGCTGGTTTCACAAAGCGACGCAGGATGTCGACAACGTGGGAGTCCTGGTTCTTGCGGTCGCAGCGTCTCTGCTGATATTCGCCTGCGCAATGTATTTTTCCAACGTCATGCGTCGCACCATGACCGTGGCAGCGGCTGCCATCGTGGCAGCGTTGGCTTTGATGACTCTGGTCGGTTTCTATCTCATGCGTCTCGACCCGTCGATGGCGATGGATCCCGGGATCCTCGGCTGGCAGGTGATTGCCTTCAGCGCGATCTTCGCGGTGGGCGCCGGCTACCTGTTCAGTTCCGGCGAACTCTTGCGGGGGGCCGTTGCTAAACGGCGCGCACTGGGAATCGCCGCCGTTCTCTTGATCCTCCCGGTGACGGTTGCTCTGATCGGCGGTTGGCGGGCGGTTCGTTTCGACATCGATAGCGCGGTCATGTATGGCATGCACGTCACCCCGTCAGGGGAGTCCGTACTGCTCGAGATGACCAACGCCGCCGGCCGATCGCCTCAGGTCTGGTCGTTTCCGGTCAACGGCGAAGAGCCTACTTCGTTGACGCCGCGCTGGTCGATGTCGCCCCACATCACTGCCGATGGCCGACACGTCCTGTTCGCCAACGCCCTTAACCGCTACGGTTTCTGGACGCAGAAGCTGCGGATCGGTGAGGTCACGATTGATGGCAAGGAGCGACGTTGGCTTCCCGGTACGCCGGGTCTGAACCTGAATGGCGCGTACGGTGGAAGCCTCTCTCCCGACGGTCAGTGGATTCTCCTGGGGAACGTCGCTGCCTTCTCCGTCAGTCTGATCGAGCGTGACAGCGGCGAGAGGCTTGACCATGACCTGAGTCGACACGGCTTTCGCTGGGGCTATCCCGTTGGCTGGACGTCCGACTCTTCCGCCGTCTTGCTGATCACGACGCTTCGGAAACTCCCGGGATCGTCGACCGAGGAGACCGGTCGCTGTCTGGTTCGGATCGATGTCCGGAGCGGCGAGATGACGGTCCTCCACAACGCCGGGAGCGCGGAACTGCTCTCGGGTCGCTGGATCGGCTCGAACACCGGACCCGGGGGGCTGGTCGGAAACGCCATCCCGCTCCTGGTAGCGGAGGACCTGGACGCCGACGCCAAAAAGTACCGATTCCTGCTTGTCGATTCGGACGACGGAGCGACGGAGCAACTGTTCGACGCCCCGTGTGGGGGGCACTTCGCGCTCGACGAGGCGAAGACGACGATGGCCTACCACGTCTGTCTCTCCGACGAACGCGAGGGCCAGCAGACGTTGCTTCTCCGCCGGTTGGACGACGGATCGACGCAGAGTTGGGGAACGGTCGGCGGTCCGATCGGTTCGCTGATGCTTTCGCCGGACGGCAAGCGGTTGGTCGTGGCGCGACAGAATCAGTCGTGG encodes the following:
- a CDS encoding ABC transporter permease, which translates into the protein MIRALLWKEWREQRGVVAAGLILVVLAPLGTFAWSASRSNPLSGDDHNQLLGLFFVLFLWPLFAAACGAGTVANEHATGSLGYLLSRPIARWKIIGGKTVTALFSWVVIVGGSLAAMLVVASLTGSGTTRWFHKATQDVDNVGVLVLAVAASLLIFACAMYFSNVMRRTMTVAAAAIVAALALMTLVGFYLMRLDPSMAMDPGILGWQVIAFSAIFAVGAGYLFSSGELLRGAVAKRRALGIAAVLLILPVTVALIGGWRAVRFDIDSAVMYGMHVTPSGESVLLEMTNAAGRSPQVWSFPVNGEEPTSLTPRWSMSPHITADGRHVLFANALNRYGFWTQKLRIGEVTIDGKERRWLPGTPGLNLNGAYGGSLSPDGQWILLGNVAAFSVSLIERDSGERLDHDLSRHGFRWGYPVGWTSDSSAVLLITTLRKLPGSSTEETGRCLVRIDVRSGEMTVLHNAGSAELLSGRWIGSNTGPGGLVGNAIPLLVAEDLDADAKKYRFLLVDSDDGATEQLFDAPCGGHFALDEAKTTMAYHVCLSDEREGQQTLLLRRLDDGSTQSWGTVGGPIGSLMLSPDGKRLVVARQNQSWIVVREDGSQKEIKSDKGWPSGWTADGRLLETTWDGEVRELRVRDLVTGELNVLFPRGES